In Odocoileus virginianus isolate 20LAN1187 ecotype Illinois chromosome 23, Ovbor_1.2, whole genome shotgun sequence, one DNA window encodes the following:
- the DESI1 gene encoding desumoylating isopeptidase 1, translating into MEPPNLYPVKLYVYDLSKGLARRLSPIMLGKQLEGIWHTSIVVHKDEFFFGSGGISSCPPGRTLLGPPDSVVDVGSTEVTEEIFLEYLSSLGESLFRSEAYNIFENNCNTFSNEVAQFLTGRKIPSYITDLPSEILSTPFGQALRPFLDSIAIQPPGGSPVGRPNGQS; encoded by the exons ATGGAGCCGCCGAATCTCTATCCGGTGAAGCTCTACGTGTACGACCTGTCCAAGGGCCTGGCCCGGCGGCTCAGCCCCATCATGTTGG gGAAACAACTGGAAGGCATCTG GCACACCTCCATAGTTGTGCACAAGGATGAGTTCTTCTTCGGCAGTGGTGGTATCTCCAGCTGTCCGCCA GGAAGGACTTTGCTTGGGCCCCCAGATTCTGTGGTTGATGTTGGGAGCACAGAAGTCACAGAAGAAATCTTTCTGGAGTACCTGTCCTCCCTGGGGGAGTCTCTGTTCCG AAGTGAGGCCTACAACATCTTTGAGAACAACTGTAACACCTTCAGCAACGAAGTGGCACAGTTCCTAACCGGGCGGAAGATCCCTTCTTACATCACTGACCTTCCCTCTGAAATTCTATCCAC GCCCTTTGGACAGGCCCTGAGGCCCTTCCTGGACTCCATTGCGATCCAGCCTCCCGGAGGGAGCCCAGTGGGCCGACCCAACGGCCAGAGCTAA